TCTGCCTGCAAGGAAAGGTTGCCACGCGTGGAAAGACCGCCTTGGCTCGCACTGCCAAGTGACTCTGATCGTGCAGCCCCGTATGTTCATCGCCGAGTGGCTGTGTGGGCTGCGCTGTCAGGCGTCCGTGTTCGCGCGTCGCGCTCCCCCTTGTGACGTTCTCCCCGCGAGGTCCGCGACTTCGTGGTAGCCGCCGGCGTGGTGGTGCCCTCGGTGGATCCGTGGGCTGTGTAAGGCGCGTCCTGCCCAAAGGAGCGCTCGGGATGCCCCAATACTTGTCTTGCCGTTTGCCACTACCGCTGGCGGGCGCGATCATACCGCTGGCAGATGTGAACGTGTCAAAGGCGTCCCCATCGCTTGCATGTAGGTTCCGTGATGGCGTATGGTGTCTTCAGGAGTTAGCCAGCTCCGCTCCGACGTCCGGGGCGGGGGCCCGAGGGAGATGGGGGACGTCATGTCGGCCGCCAAGAGGTTCCTGTCACTGTTCCTGTCCGCCACGCTGGTCGTGGGTATGACCCCGGATTGCGCGTACGCCAAGGTCACCGCCCAGATGCTGCGGGCCGCCGCGTCCCAGCTGCCGTCGCCTGCGCAGGGCGACGGAGCGCCCCAGGCCGCGCCGGAGGGTACGGACGCGACCCAGGGGCGGGAGCCGGCCCAAGGCGACGCCCCCCAGGCGACGCCGGATGGGGCAGAAGCGGCCCAGGGCGACGCCCCTGCGGGGGCAGGCAGCCAGGCCGCCGAGCCTCAGCCCGCAGACCAGGGAAGCGGCCTCTCCTGGCGCGAGGCCGAGGGCGGCGTCGAGGTGACGGGCTATGCGGGCGATGAGACCGACCTCGCCATCCCCTCAGAGCTGGGTGGCCGTCCCGTCGTCGGCATTGCCGCCAGCGCCTTCAGGGGCTGCACCTCCCTGCGCTCGGTCTCCCTCCCGCCGACGGTGGAGTCGGTCGGCGACGGGGCCTTCTCCGGCTGCTCCTCGCTCGCCAGCCTGACGCTGCCCGAGGGCCTGAGGAGGCTGGGCTCCAACGCCTTCGACGGCTGCCCCGTGGAGTCCGTCACGGTCCCGGCGTCGCTCGAGTCCACGGGCGCCCACCGGTGGGCGGGCGGCCCCTTCGAGGGCTCCTCCCTGCGCTCGGCCACGCTCGCCGAGGGCTCGGCGCGCGTGGTCCCCGGCCTCTTCTCCGGCTGCTCCAAGCTCTCCTCGGTCTCGGTGCCCGGCACGGTGACCTCCGTGGGCGAGTACGCCTTCCGGGGCTGCTCGGGGCTGCCGGCCTCCCTCGAGGTCCCGCCCTCGGTGAGGGAGCTGCGCGACTGCGCCTACGAGGGCTGCACGTCGATCGAGTCCGTCACCCTGCCGGCCTCGCTGCCCTCGGTCGGCGCCAGCGCCTTCAGGGGCTGCACCTCCCTGCGCTCGGTCTCCCTCCCGCCGACGGTGGAGTCGGTCGGCGACGGGGCCTTCTCCGGCTGCTCCTCGCTCGCCACCCTGACGCTGCCCGAGGGCCTGAGGAGGCTGGGCTCCAACGCCTTCGACGGCTGCCCCGTGGAGTCCGTCACGGTCCCGGCGTCGCTCGAGTCCACGGGCGCCCACCGGTGGGCGGGCGGCCCCTTCGAGGGCTCCTCCCTGCGCTCGGCCACGCTCGCCGAGGGCTCGGCGCGCGTGGTCCCCGGCCTCTTCTCCGGCTGCTCCAAGCTCTCCTCGGTCTCGGTGCCCGGCACGGTGACCTCCGTGGGCGAGTACGCCTTCCGGGGCTGCTCGGGGCTGCCGGCCTCCCTCGAGGTCCCGCCCTCGGTGAGGGAGCTGCGCGACTGCGCCTACGAGGGCTGCACGTCGATCGAGTCCGTCACCCTGCCGGCCTCGCTGCCCTCGGTCGGCGCCAGCGCCTTCAGGGGCTGCACCTCCCTGCGCTCGGTCTCCCTCCCGCCGACGGTGGAGTCGGTCGGCGACGGGGCCTTCTCCGGCTGCTCCTCGCTCGCCACCCTGACGCTGCCCGAGGGCCTGAGGAGGCTGGGCTCCAACGCCTTCGACGGCTGCCCCGTGGAGTCCGTCACGGTCCCGGCGTCGCTCGAGTCCACGGGCGCCCACCGGTGGGCGGGCGGCCCCTTCGAGGGCTCCTCCCTGCGCTCGGCCACGCTCGCCGAGGGCTCGGCGCGCGTGGTCCCCGGCCTCTTCTCCGGCTGCTCCAAGCTCTCCTCGGTCTCGGTGCCCGGCACGGTGACCTCCGTGGGCGAGTACGCCTTCCGGGGCTGCTCGGGGCTGCCGGCCTCCCTCGAGGTCCCGCCCTCGGTGAGGGAGCTGCGCGACTGCGCCTACGAGGGCTGCACGTCGATCGAGTCCGTCACCCTGCCGGCCTCGCTGCCCTCGGTCGGCGCCAGCGCCTTCAGGGGCTGCACCTCCCTGCGCTCGGTCTCCCTCCCGCCGACGGTGGAGTCGGTCGGCGACGGGGCCTTCTCCGGCTGCTCCTCGCTCGCCACCCTGACGCTGCCCGAGGGCCTGAGGAGGCTGGGCTCCAACGCCTTCGACGGCTGCCCCGTGGAGTCCGTCACGGTCCCGGCGTCGCTCGAGTCCACGGGCGCCCACCGGTGGGCGGGCGGCCCCTTCGAGGGCTCCTCCCTGCGCTCGGCCACGCTCGCCGAGGGCTCGGCGCGCGTGGTCCCCGGCCTCTTCTCCGGCTGCTCCAAGCTCTCCTCGGTCTCGGTGCCCGGCACGGTGACCTCCGTGGGCGAGTACGCCTTCCGGGGCTGCTCGGGGCTGCCGGCCTCCCTCGAGGTCCCGCCCTCGGTGAGGGAGCTGCGCGACTGCGCCTACGAGGGCTGCACGTCGATCGAGTCCGTCACCCTGCCGGCCTCGCTGCCCTCGGTCGGCGCCAGCGCCTTCAGGGGCTGCACCTCCCTGCGCTCGGTCTCCCTCCCGCCGACGGTGGAGTCGGTCGGCGACGGGGCCTTCTCCGGCTGCTCCTCGCTCGCCACCCTGACGCTGCCCGAGGGCCTGAGGAGGCTGGGCTCCAACGCCTTCGACGGCTGCCCCGTGGAGTCCGTCACGGTCCCGGCGTCGCTCGAGTCCACGGGCGCCCACCGGTGGGCGGGCGGCCCCTTCGAGGGCTCCTCCCTGCGCTCGGCCACGCTCGCCGAGGGCTCGGCGCGCGTGGTCCCCGGCCTCTTCTCCGGCTGCTCCAAGCTCTCCTCGGTCTCGGTGCCCGGCACGGTGACCTCCGTGGGCGAGTACGCCTTCCGGGGCTGCTCGGGGCTCGCCACCCTGAC
The DNA window shown above is from Olsenella sp. oral taxon 807 and carries:
- a CDS encoding leucine-rich repeat domain-containing protein, which translates into the protein MGDVMSAAKRFLSLFLSATLVVGMTPDCAYAKVTAQMLRAAASQLPSPAQGDGAPQAAPEGTDATQGREPAQGDAPQATPDGAEAAQGDAPAGAGSQAAEPQPADQGSGLSWREAEGGVEVTGYAGDETDLAIPSELGGRPVVGIAASAFRGCTSLRSVSLPPTVESVGDGAFSGCSSLASLTLPEGLRRLGSNAFDGCPVESVTVPASLESTGAHRWAGGPFEGSSLRSATLAEGSARVVPGLFSGCSKLSSVSVPGTVTSVGEYAFRGCSGLPASLEVPPSVRELRDCAYEGCTSIESVTLPASLPSVGASAFRGCTSLRSVSLPPTVESVGDGAFSGCSSLATLTLPEGLRRLGSNAFDGCPVESVTVPASLESTGAHRWAGGPFEGSSLRSATLAEGSARVVPGLFSGCSKLSSVSVPGTVTSVGEYAFRGCSGLPASLEVPPSVRELRDCAYEGCTSIESVTLPASLPSVGASAFRGCTSLRSVSLPPTVESVGDGAFSGCSSLATLTLPEGLRRLGSNAFDGCPVESVTVPASLESTGAHRWAGGPFEGSSLRSATLAEGSARVVPGLFSGCSKLSSVSVPGTVTSVGEYAFRGCSGLPASLEVPPSVRELRDCAYEGCTSIESVTLPASLPSVGASAFRGCTSLRSVSLPPTVESVGDGAFSGCSSLATLTLPEGLRRLGSNAFDGCPVESVTVPASLESTGAHRWAGGPFEGSSLRSATLAEGSARVVPGLFSGCSKLSSVSVPGTVTSVGEYAFRGCSGLPASLEVPPSVRELRDCAYEGCTSIESVTLPASLPSVGASAFRGCTSLRSVSLPPTVESVGDGAFSGCSSLATLTLPEGLRRLGSNAFDGCPVESVTVPASLESTGAHRWAGGPFEGSSLRSATLAEGSARVVPGLFSGCSKLSSVSVPGTVTSVGEYAFRGCSGLATLTLPASVSAIGDASFEGCSDALTLRFPLNYVLLRYVFDHHMRYEVLVGNMAMGQGVLDASGSGYSCEGADGEGHLRLRLRYEVAEGMREGLSDMTLRLRLSEHAKVVEGSVRLNGEALGGLVERRGMLTVPVSTPGGSLEFSVREATYGSLLSYASLNYTRGGERHDDLIGYVDEGLPKTTMELPALVGAGCLVGGVAAPGSTVTILADGEPAGSGEADAKGRYLVPVSVAGGEGRAYSFQALAGGDASVARDAEYDPGFPEVSAITLEYKSRGEARKLELMDPAAGDTHTHRDTASPPIYRVAFTRPDDVASVRVTGMSGGRELALEATRDADGTWVTSGFFDDADKGFTPDWVRVTHVAQSVTFPWWESPIFPGWNQGKADRIFGDYIGGKLGEIFGQSLEERVERERRELMGYLLVDGRQPSKEEAARGLARWAVNEYGATARSKALGMLPITDNISVGDMCSKLDKMLTYGARGKLILELLKKKQQVGLSSDEEAVLAANMVKVLIGMYSFMYVQNSLGIDVLVDAQLFSLATIMEMCVALDGGSNIGYGAYGSFWGVAEKFKIAFTRFSETADGAQDRVEDELMTLEEKFRKWWEKFGKQKDTTPGHVDQTHDPSGYVYEAVPSNRLQGAEVSLYFEDDVSQAPLLWDAAAYGQEACQVTGADGAFGWDVPCGRWQVRCTMAGYEPYVGEWLEVPPERMNVGVAMVSLEAPRVTCARVSEDSVLLSFSRFMDPGSLGGLKLFDAGGEEVPFELSCLAEEGEGGRSYARDCALRLAEGVSMPAVLRVSGSEESYAGVHMVVCDVPVLREED